The Patescibacteria group bacterium DNA window CCTGCTTTAACATATTGCGGCGTGTCTTGAGCGCGTTGACTGCTTTTTTTACTCGGGTCATAAAATAAGTTTAAAGTTGAAAGGTTAAAGTTAAAAGATAAAGAAAAGAGGGAACTATTTACTGACACCGTTAAGAAATCGGCTTCTTAGTTGGTTTGTCATCTGAATAGCCATTGAACGATTCTTCTTCATTTGAGAACGCCCCGACTCCTTGGCATTAAAGTGGTTTTGACCCGCTTTTCGAGCCGTTATTTTGCCGTTTTTGCTTACTTTAAGCCGTTTGGCGTATGATTTGTTGGTTTTCATATATTTTCTTAATGAGTCTGCCTGCTGTTAAGCAGGTTAGCGAGTTTAGAAAATAATGACCCTCCCACCATTTTCAGAAACTGCCCTATAGTGTTAATTTAGCCAGTGAAGAACACTTTACCAGAACGTTGGTAGAAAGTAAAGCTGGGTGAAAATAGTGGGAGGGTAAGTAAAATATACTCGCTTTGCTCGTTATTTTACTTAGGCTTTCTCAATCATGAGAGAGACACCCTTTGGTCCTTTTTTAGCGGTGTCAGATATTTTGTATTGTTCAGTCACCAATCGCAAAACACGGTTGATCCTTTCCTCAAGGAATTTCATATCCATAAATTTTGAACGGCCCGTAAGGAAAAGATTGATTCTCACGCGGTTGCCATCCTTCAACCACTCAGAAGCTTTTTTGGCTTTAAGTTCCAAATCGTGATCTCCAGTACCAACCTTGATCTGAACACTCTTCACTTCAGTAATTTGCACCTTGGCTTTCGAAGCCTTTTGTTTTTTGCTCTCTGTGTACTGGTATCTGCCATAGTCCATGATTTTGGCAATCGGTGGCACGGCGTTTGGAGAAATTTCAATAAGATCAAGCCCTTGGGATTGAGCTTGAGTTATGGCATTTTGGAGTGTCATGACACCGAAGTTTTGACCGTCTTCTCCAACTACTCGTACTTCGGCTACCCGAATCTGATGATTTATTCTCATTATTAGTTTTTGTTGCTCAAACGTTGAGTAACGTTGTTAGTATATTTAAGCACAGTGGAGACTCTAATTCAAGTTATATAAAGCCTCATGATATAATTCTCACATGAATTCCTTTTCACTCTATATAGCTTTTGTCGGGGGTTTAGTTTCTTTTGCGTCACCCTGCGTGTTGCCAATCATTCCCGGATTTCTTTCCTATTTAGCTGGAAGCTCTCTTAATGGGGGAGATGTTAAAAAGAAAGATATTTTTTTAAACTCATTATTTTTTGTCGTGGGATTTTCTGTTGTGTTCGCGCTTCTTGGGGTCTTACTTAACACCGCTCTTGTTTCTGTGGCCTACGACGTTCAAATTTGGTTGTCTCGAGCCGGCGGCCTTTTGGTAATTCTTTTTGGTCTGTATCTCACTGGTCTTTTAAAAATTTCCTTCCTTGATCAGCCTCACACATTTAAAGTTAAAACCGGCATTCATTCAAAATATGTCACCTCATTTCTTTTTGGTTTGGCTTTTGCTGCTGGTTGGACGCCCTGCGTTGGCGCGGCGCTCGGAGCGATTTTAGGTTTGGCGGCAAGCCAGCCTGGTTCAGCCTTTGTGTTGCTTTTGGCATACGCCCTAGGTTTAGGGTTGCCATTTTTAGTAATCGGATTTTTTACCAGCCAAGCTTCCACGCTCATTGAGAAATACGCAACAACACTCAAGTACGTCAATATTTTCTTCGGAGCGCTACTTGTAATTCTCGGTATTTTAATTTTTACCGGAAATTTAAGTCGGATTGCCAGCTTTGAATTATTAAATCAGTTTTTGCTTAAGTAAAAAACCCGGAAATGGGAACCAAAAATACAACTTTGCTCGTGATCGTAATCTGTAGTATTGTCGGGGCGATTTTGTATTTGCAAAATCAATTACCCGCGCGCATTTCTGGAAATTCTGTCGCCATTGTTCCTTTTGGAGTTTCTGTTGCCACGAGCACGAGCGATGTTTCAAAAACCTTGCCTGATTTGTCTACAGTCGCATCGCTTCGTCAGGCTGAAAAATCTAAAAAATATCCTCTCGCAAAAGAAATTGTAAGTCCTACCGGATTTATCAACACCGATCTTGATGCTACCGGTAAACCCTTGGCGCTCACTATTCAAAGTTTAATCGGTAAAAAAGTAA harbors:
- a CDS encoding 50S ribosomal protein L35, translating into MKTNKSYAKRLKVSKNGKITARKAGQNHFNAKESGRSQMKKNRSMAIQMTNQLRSRFLNGVSK
- the infC gene encoding translation initiation factor IF-3, giving the protein MRINHQIRVAEVRVVGEDGQNFGVMTLQNAITQAQSQGLDLIEISPNAVPPIAKIMDYGRYQYTESKKQKASKAKVQITEVKSVQIKVGTGDHDLELKAKKASEWLKDGNRVRINLFLTGRSKFMDMKFLEERINRVLRLVTEQYKISDTAKKGPKGVSLMIEKA
- a CDS encoding cytochrome c biogenesis protein CcdA, which produces MNSFSLYIAFVGGLVSFASPCVLPIIPGFLSYLAGSSLNGGDVKKKDIFLNSLFFVVGFSVVFALLGVLLNTALVSVAYDVQIWLSRAGGLLVILFGLYLTGLLKISFLDQPHTFKVKTGIHSKYVTSFLFGLAFAAGWTPCVGAALGAILGLAASQPGSAFVLLLAYALGLGLPFLVIGFFTSQASTLIEKYATTLKYVNIFFGALLVILGILIFTGNLSRIASFELLNQFLLK